A portion of the Neosynechococcus sphagnicola sy1 genome contains these proteins:
- a CDS encoding HAD family hydrolase, producing the protein IEDLLQTLRQRYAPTDLYLTKSVPTVFEAANPKVNKGTAVRYLAEELLGIQPQHVMAVGDNWNDLEMLTYAGMGIAMGSAPLSVQSVAQWVAPTVEEDGVAAAIKTFLL; encoded by the coding sequence TGATTGAAGACCTGTTACAGACTCTGCGCCAACGCTATGCTCCCACAGACCTTTACTTAACCAAGTCAGTTCCGACCGTTTTTGAAGCGGCAAACCCCAAAGTCAATAAGGGAACAGCGGTGCGCTATTTGGCCGAAGAGTTACTGGGCATTCAGCCTCAACACGTGATGGCGGTGGGGGACAATTGGAACGATCTAGAGATGCTCACCTATGCGGGAATGGGGATTGCCATGGGCAGTGCTCCCCTGTCTGTGCAATCGGTGGCTCAGTGGGTCGCCCCAACCGTAGAAGAAGATGGAGTAGCAGCTGCGATCAAAACGTTCCTACTGTAG